The Watersipora subatra chromosome 7, tzWatSuba1.1, whole genome shotgun sequence genomic interval TAGCTTTGAAAGAGAACAAAGCATTCCAAGATCTCTCTGGTGTTATGATGCGGTGATCATCAGAGGATTCCTCAACAAGCGAGTCTTGAGAATGAATGGAGGTATGcattattataaaaactaaatctTTGCAATTGATGTCAACACTGTTAAATTTCGAAGCAAATCTTCTCATAAGAATGCACTTGTTTGTATTTCTGCTGCCCCAAATattctttaataataataaagaataataataatttaataactctTTAATAAATGTTGTCTACACcgagcattaaaacaaatgtattgTTTAAAGCTGTGTATtagtgtaaatataaaaataaatataaggcaaatttttgtcactaCTTGATTATAGAGTCCCATTAAGTGAAGTAAAGGTCATGATGGAGATATGGAGGgtaaagtttttatataaatgcatatTATTCTGACGATTAGCTAGTGATTGCTAAAATTCAAAAACTCAATACAGTGTACGCAAGTGTTTAAATAATGACctatgttttagttttattttcttttctgGTCTGCTCTGCCTTTTCTGGATATTTCTATCTTATTGTACCATTGGTCGCTCATTCTATTTTTGTAAGTTGTCCTCTCTTGTTGCTGATTTACAGCAAGCCTTTCTTTGAGCCTTCAGTTACCTTCTTGCATAAGCTGTTACGGCACCCTATAAGTATTTGTGAAAACCTAATGACAAAAGCACTAATATTTACAGCCGATCAAATATCTATCATGCTACATATTGACAATCATACTGACCGATTTATCTACCCACACGTTTACATTGACCAGCTGACCTTAATCCAAGTCGGCAGCGAACAAGTGCGCAAATGCAAAACAGTTCACCAGCTAATAGCACATCCTGTGCAGCCTCATACTAGGAAAAACTTTCTGCATCTCCCAGTCGGACCCATAGCTCAAACACTTCCTGGCACTTTAACTTGTGGAGAGAGCATCAGCATATCATATGAACTCAAGGTAGAAAAACATAAGAAAGCATTATTATATTtcagataaaagtaacaatgcGTTAACACTTACATCAAGTTTATTGTAGCTGTATGTTAGCACCTACGAGTGTATTGAAGCTGTGTGTTAATacctacataaatatattgtaattgtatacacctacatgtatgtacaaagtTCACTGTGTACGTAGTACACAGTTCAATGAATAGATTCATTGATACAATTGTCGAACTTTTGTCGGCTTGTCGAACTGCTAAGGTTTTTAGAGAGAAGTGGTTCTAATACTTACGCTGATCAATCAATTTTGCTCTATACTTCTGGTCAACTCTCTATCTCATTACAGCATTGGATTGCTAGGCGCACAGTATTTGGTAcacaaaaatttgttatttgttTCTGTGAAATTAGCATTCTTTAAATATACCACCAAAACTAATTATGGCTTTTAATGCTAAAAGCTTTATAAGCTTTCAGCATTAAAAGCTCCACCAAACAGTTTATGAACTCGGTCACATAAgttaaaaaaatgttgtaacaATTTGCATCCCCTcattaaacttttcaaaattgAACCAGGAAATAAATCCCTCTCAATCTTTGAAAAATATCATAGATAAAACCAAAAGCTAAATTTCTGTGATTTGTTGTTGTAAGTGTTTTGTAGTAGTGGAAAAAGCTAAAATTTTACAACACTCCATCGTAAGTATTAGGCAATATCATTATATACacctatatattattatatacaccTATTTGCTAGCTTTGTTAGCAATGTGTGTGTGCCTGAGTGTGTAATTTATGGGCAAAacagaaaataagacacatacacacataaaGCAAAACGGATTGCCCGATAGTTCAAAACTAGAGCACCAAAGTTTATTCCACAAAGTTTGGTTCTTGACATAAACACCAAGTTTTATGCACATTGTTACAATTTCAGGTTTGCTTTTAGCTAGACTCACAACTTGCTCATAATGTCTGCTACGACACTGCTATAGGTTTTGGaaagttttttacaaaattataataTGATTTCTAGCCATATCATAAATGTGCGCATTTTATCTCTGTGAGATTATGCTTGGAATTTATTGTCCATAATAcattctttgcaactatagttTATTTGCGCTTTTAGAAAACAAAACAGAAACTTGTCAAGCTATAAGCGAACTTGGCAGCAATTACGATTGTCAAGTTGGCAGATAGTCAAAGACTTTGTGGGACTACTGTATGTAGTGAACTTTAAAGTCCATATATACATAAGTGAGTGACATAGTAAATTTACTATAAGAGCTTATTTCTGTATATAAAAGATACAAACCAGTGATTCTCGTTGCAGATTTTGCTGAAAGGATGTGGATTCCTAGAAAAGGTTCCAGTAATAATCGATGTACATTGAAACTACTTGGTTTATCTTGTCAAGTGTTGAGGGTAAGAGATGTAAGCTAATATGAACTGCTTATACcaataatgtttaatatttcTTTGTGTTAGATTCAAACAGttatacataattattataatttccAAATGTCTGACAGCCAGTGATATTGAACATTGTAATGCTCAGGCATAAAGGCAGATTTCATGTCTAAGAACGAAAACCAGTTGACTGATTGTAGGCATACCTTGAGCATTAAAGATAAAATTACAcagtttttgtagattttatcagaaattattgctatttttctatcatttgcgatttttttatgtttgaaatgaCTTgcctgccaagatgtttcaagattaaaattgagaaaactttattgcggtaaaaacgctcagacgAAAAATACGTGAGAAATGACATCCCTAGTTGTTaccgttgctatagttgatatcggctatcgTGTTCAAATTGCAGTGTTACGCGTCTCCAATCTGTCagtttctttgcaactatagagttataatcgcactttcatttcatctgagcgtttcaaccatGATCAGGTTtcgtcgattttaattttgaaatctcCTGGAAGTCACATTACatcaaacatcagaaacaatcgcaaaaaatagaaaatgtcgatgctttctgataaaatctactaaaatttggcGCACGTTTTTCTTTAACTCTCCCCAAATCAGTAAGCTGTAAGTGGTATTCGTTCATGAGTAAAAAACAAAGCGGTTCTGTGCTGCCTTAGCTTTTTATTGAAGGAACagagttttttatgaaagtGGCCAGCTGCTGGTTGTTCAAAGGCTTAGCCTTGTGGCCTTCATAAAACATTGTAGAAATATAGGCTCCTTGATTTGTAATACAAAACTAGCTAAGGTGTGCTACCTTCATGAAAATATTACTTAGCCCTTACAATTATGGAGTAGCACATGCAGATACAATCTCATTAATTCAAGTCAGAGGGAAACTTTTCAGCTGGCCTGATTCCCAGCATTGCATGTAACAACAATGATTCTTTACCAAACTATGTCTTAATATAAATCTACAGAAATACCAAAGCTGTATACTTTTTAACACATGTCTAAGTTAAGAATAGGAGTAACCGGGGCACCGCGGGCCCGAAATCACAAGAATTCATGCCAACGCGACAGTTTTCTAGATACAGCTCTCAAACTTTGCCATATCATACTTTGATTTGCGGGCTACACAATGAATTTACTGAAAACACCGTCAAATGGTAACACAAGCCATGAGATACTTTCTCTGCACCCTCTACAAGTGGTCCACTGTACCCCGGTCCCGGGGTACCGTGGACCGCACCCTGGGGTACCGTGGACATACACATCAAACTACTGCCACGGAAACGCTTTAGACCATTTATTGAAATTATTTGGTAAAGCTTACAATATGTATTATACAGAAccatataaaaacatatatttctAAAAATTTCTCCAATGGAGTGTTCAACATCTAAAAAATAGTTCTGACAGTCTGGCGAAAAAAATTGCTTATTAAAGCAGAGGGGCTAAGTCAATATCGAAGCAAAATTGCTGGCACGTTCTTTGGGTGCCACCAATAACAGAAGGGTTTGGAAGCAACATCACAACGTCATAGATGTCAACTGATGCAATGTCTTCTTTCTCTGGGGGTATAAAGTTGGACCCGCGCTGTATGAAGAATGATACATCGATGGTGTCATCAGTGTTACACACGTCAAGTATCACTGCCACGAAGTGCTTCACAGTTCTCCTTCCTCTAACTACTACTAGAACATGATTGGAGACTTTAAGGTCCCCAATAACTATAGGCCTTTCAGCTGAGGTGGGTAGGTCTTCAGGTTCGCTGGTTGGCTCCTCGCTATCCGACTGTGCAACTGCTAGCTCTGCCTCCTCTTCGCTGCTGGACTCTATAGATGCGGTAGCATGTATAAAAATAGCTGCTATTGCAAATAGATTTGTAGTACAATACAATTTTTTACTTCGTTGTGATCGGAGTGGGTTATTCAACAATCAACAAAAACCTAACCTTGCGTTTACCAGGTTTTTTCTTTCGATTCTCCCTTTCTTCAGCCTCCTTTTCTAACTGAAGCTTAACAGGTGTGTCTGTTAGCACGACTGTTGTCTTTTTGTGGCATTCATTTTCTGAATGCAAGCGTTCTCAATGCCATGATTTCTAGCAACCTCTGGACAACGCTTTAGAGTGGCTTGGAGAATCTTTAGGTGTCGCGACACTTTCCTAGCAGATATGCCATCTTCTATCACACTTTTGACTGCAGTTCGCATTAACGTCGCAGCAGTTCTAAGGGGAGCTTTTGAGATGGAGTTACGAACCCCATCTCAAAACTTCTTTTGAAACTCCACTTTTCAtattaaaatactattaaaGCTTAAAAATACTAACTCAAAAGCAACATTAGTTTTTCTGGGGCACCGTGGACCATGGTCCGCGGTGCCCCGAGCCAGGTGGTCCATGGTGCCCCGGTGCATGAAGCAAAcgttatttataaaaatttttaaaaacttttaacgGTGAAGACTTTAAATTACACCAAAGAACAAGGTTAGTTGTATTATGTGTTgcaataacaacaaaaaatatgtataagttttTGGTCAAGTAACCTGAAcatcaaatgtgtttaaatttacttttaggtCTTAAAATCAATTATTTTCTTACCAGTAGCTGAATATGACATGCAGAGTTTTCAAAACAATATGGCTGAAAGATGACATCATATCCTGTTCAAAAATTAAGAGAAGACtattctaaaactaatttttCTCAGTGAAAAGAGAGGTGGTCCGCCGTACCCCTGGGCCCACGGTGCCCCGGTTACCCCCTACTTAATTTTGAACAAAAGCGGACAACTCCTTGTTTCAAACAGTCTCATTGTACAGTTGTTCAGCAAGCTTATTTGAACCCAACTGCTaaaaattgttcagcacaaagTTTTCCATTAGCTTTTAGTACCCTGGCAGCCCGATGCCCagtgagagattatcaggtgtaataattaactgcacaattattccaaaatgtaGTACAGGTGCTGGAGTAGGCTACCTACTCCAGTACTCCAGAGGCAGTCTACCAGGCTGAAAACCCTGATTTCAAAACTCGTTGAAAGTTAACCTTTTTCCCGACATCAAAGCATGGCTTCGAACGAACAGACAAACACGGctcttaatatagtaaagattgttatatatgttaacagGTTTATTTATGTTAACAATTTTTAATAGAGAGCATGTCAACAACATGCTCTCTATTAAACGATTTGACTAGAAACTATTTAATCAGTACAAAGATCTTACATATTGGCAAAGATCCTTTGTGCGATTAAGAAAGActtaaaatctatttaaaacaaCCACGCTTACATTCTACAGCCTTTCTGTGAAGAACTTCAAACACACCAGCTTCTTTATTCAGGCGATGCTATGATGCTGGAGACTTCTTAGCAACATTACCAAAGATGGTTTGACTGGAACATAGGCTTGGACCTGGTGCCAATATGCTGAATGGTTAAACGGACATGACAAACTTCATCAGAGTGCATGAGTGACAATAGCACAGCATGATCACATCCGAGCTTTGTTACAGCATAAAAGTAGCTGGTTAACAGTGTGGCTGTAAGATATTTGATATTCGCTAAAAAagcataaaaacagtaaaaataaatttgctgtttaTTCTGGTTGCTCAACCACGGAAACACTCACAGCCTCTGAGCAAACCTAAAAGTTGTTTTTAAGAAGATACTGAGATTGAAAAAGGAAAGTAGTGAcctgtaatatttttaaaagtgagCCTCGGAAGTTCAGATTAATATACAACAGAACTAGAAGGGCTAGTTACCTCAGAAATTCAGATTAATATACAACAGAACTAGAAGGGCTAGTTACCTCAGAAATTCAGATTAATATACAACAGAACTAGAAGGGCTAGTTACAGAAAACTAGTAAGCAGTTGagaaattatttcatttttaatttattatgttTGTGCTAATTAAATCAAAACTCTCAACCTTAATTATGTAGCCCTCCGTTTGTCTAAAATAGAatagaactacatgtacatgtgttgAGAATTATTTGAGCTTTTTTGCTGACTGCTGctctttgttaaaaaattgttacTCAGATGTCCAGCTAGGGCAACCAATTGTTATACcattaattttaaataatagtTTTTCAACGAACAATagaaaattaaaccaaacacaTTTGGTTTGGTTATCATCTACGACTATCTTGTAGATCTGGTATGTAATGTGTGACATTACTATAAGATGGTTGGTGTAGGGCAATCCCCATCTCCACATTATTCAGCTAAAAACAGAGTGATGAGCCTAAATACATCCAGTTTGATTACAATCCATGGCTACAAAATGAAGAAGTTTTATAATGTagcattttattgtacataattATGACTTCTCATCAGTTGTTAGCAGAAATGCGTATGTTTTTAGTCAGGTAAGAGCAGCGCGTAAATACATATGGTTTGATCACAATCCATGGCTACAATATGAGGAATTGTATGCGATGCAGCATCTGAATACAGTATTAGTATTAATTGGAACCACATATGCATGTCTTGCTATACAACAAAAACACACAACATCCTCAAACAAAAGAATATTTCAAAATGTCACAACAAGAAATTTATTAGCCAAAAAAATGTGTACAAAAGTGACACTTTTCACGCATAGTATCAACATAAGGTAATGTGGCATTCTTAGAGCAACCGTAAGGCCCGCCATTGTGCAACCTTCCGTAATCTTCACAGGTTAGGGAGCTTACATTCTTACCTAGTGCCCTGGCACACAGGTAGCCGTATCTGTCCATGTATCTTCTGATGCAGCGACGAGCACAGAAGTATGCTGCTACGCAGGTCTTCCAAGCTGATCCTGTATCTAGCAAAACATGTCAGTAACTTGTTAATGCTGTATTTTAcctaaatttgtttttaatggAGTTATCATGCATGGTTAGTCAAACTGATCACTGCTATAATAGGTAGTTGTTGTTACAGCTGTATGATAGTCTGTGTATTAAATATCTCCTGCAGTCATGCCTATTTGACTATTCCAAGATACTAGTACAATAAACCAATATAATCACTAAAATAAAGTTCTGTAGATTTTTGCAGATGACATGCGGCTATTTTTGAATGATTACATCATCTTCAATTCTCCAAAACAATAATCTGTTCTTTGGAAGTGATAAATTGTGTGCCAAACTGATCAATATGTCATAATCACCAGAAATCCAAATTCGATGTGTTGAAGTAAACTGTCATATTCAAGGACTGATAACAAATAAAGATCTTTGTCCAGAGAGcataaaagctaatttttttcaCAATACGACATGACATATTCTGCCGAAAAAGTGGCCCTGCTGTACATTATAACCATTTAGCCATGCcaacattattatttaaaaaactagtaCAACAACTCATGCTCTAGTTCAGTTCAGCCGTATGTTTGCCTGTCATCTTCAAAATCTCCCTCTCACACCATATATGGCATCACCCTGTTCACCCTCTCTAATCTCACCTTTCCACTTTGTACAAAAAAAGCTtctttcaatacacataattttacTTAATGcttctttattttttgttacatgGTATAATTTGCTTTGAACAGCATTGACCGCTGATAATAAAGTTAACATTTATCTATCAACTGTTGCACAAGGCATTCTATCAGCTAACTCAATCTGGAAACAGCCACAAATTGCCAGCCATCTGTGTATACAAGTAAAGCGTGTTCCAGTTGACAGCTCTGTTAACATTTTTTGATCAGCAAAGTTGCTTTTCCATCTACAGACTTgctttaaatacttttaaaaaccATCACTTGATGATTTAAGATTTCAACTTGTGATTTCATCCACTCTCACCGAGACATTAAACCCAAATACTGCAATAACTCACAAAATGTTTTGCTCGCTATATCATAAAAGCCAAAAAGATTTTAGAAATAAACCAATGTAATGTGTAAAACATAATTCTTACTACAATCGATCCAATAATTGTGTTTGATCTGGTACAAGCCACAAGACAGCGATCCTCCATCCATTTGGCATCCTCTCCCACCACCTTcaatcttttaaataaaaacaacgtTAAAAGGGGGACACACTTAATCTCTCTGCGGTAAGCTGATAACTAACATTCAAAATCTTCAGGTTGATAATTGAAAAGGTAAAGCATGGCAACAAAtcattttgtttattaaatttacCTTCCCAATACAATTGATGCAAGATGAATCGATGCCACCGTTGATTCCGGTCATAAAAAGCAGTGTGAGAATGAACATGGAAATCTTCTTACACATCCTGTTGGTTTtattgctgcaagcttacctgACTGCACGCACATTTGAATAGTCAAATAGATCATTTCACAGTAAACTTATCCGGTGAATTACCAAATTATTGTGAGCCAATCAAAATGCCATGCTGTAGTGGTCACTCGCTTCTACGAGCTAATAGAGGTTCTGGAAAATTTCCTTTAGTAATAAGACATGCTTTGCATGACACATAGTTTCACATGTGCATAACCTTGCAAATACCGGCAACAAATTATTTGTACAGACTGAATATGGATTATGGATGTTCACAGCATTAATGGATGAAGGATTTGTTGtggtgaaaaaattaaaaacagcaGCGTCTGAAATGAAGATTTTGATCACGATTGATACATCTAATGAGCGAAGGAGCTGTGTGCTCTGTGACATGCCATCTATGACAGTAATATCGACAACGGTCTGTGACGACCAGGTAAATGACACAGGTGAAATGATTAGCTTGCTGCAGACTCGTTGTAAAAGAACAAGCTACTTATTATATTGTTTGATTAGACAGTGCAGTAACCTTCTGAACATCTTGCGATAATTTTGTTGCATCTAGAAGGAACAGAATTTAACTAGGTTATTGGATCATCAGAGTTTACAGTAAAATGCGCAATACCGAAGCCTTAATTCTTCAGGAATTCAATAAATGGCAGCTGCTTCTCGATGACTGAAAGCTTATAGTAAATGTTTAACAGCTTagctaaaaagttgaaaaaatgcCTCAACAGAGGCTAGTCTTGTTACTAGAAATCTCTAGTCATATCAGTCACAATTGAACAAGTTGATGTTTCATTTAAGTGAGCATGCTGCAGCCAATCAAAATGGATTAGTTAAGACCGATAGTATATGGTTGGGGGATACCCTAGCTAAAATAAACAAGTACCAAATCATTGATTATAAGTTTTTTTACGGACAAATAGAGAggttataatattaatatcccCAGCTGAAAATATCATACAATACAAAGTGAAGTAAAGAATACATATCTATCATATATGTTTTAAATGTTGGCGGCTGTATAACATCGGTGAAAGAAACACACATTCTAGATTAAATCGTACACAAAGAATTTAATAGAGTTCTTACATGGGAATTAGCAAAGTAATAAGTATACATGTTGTAAATAGTAAGGCTTAGTATCTGGTATTAATGTAAGCCAAGTGATAGTTTAAATTATGATTCAGTCTTTCTAAGTTTTTTTTGGCAGTTTAAATCTCCGTCTTTATCACCAAGCCAATGTTCAAACAAgttatacacatgtatgtaactCTTGTAGTACTcaatatttaacaaataaaacaacGTAAAACACCGTTTTATCGTCTGTGCTGTATTGTCATACCCGAAGCACTTTTCTTGATCCTCTTATCCCTCCCAACATCAACTATCGAGCCATATGTTTGTCTGTTGTCTTGTACATCTTCCTCTCACACCATATATGGCATCACCCTGTTTACCCTCTGCATCACCCTGTTTACCCTCTTTAATCCCACCTTTCCACTTTTCCACACATCTTTCCTACTCTTTCCACAAATTCATCTTCTGTAAAACAATGTTTGTTAAACTACCCAAAACCATTACAATATTACGGTCCTCTCTGAATGAGAATTGAGATGACAAAAATTCCTCCTAAACTAGTTGAATGTCCTAGGGGTGTATCAAAGGAAGAACAGCTACACTATAAGCACTAGATATTTGCGGACGAAAGAAGATGCATGTTACGGTCAGCAGGTGACTCATGAATGATGCAAACTTCAGCAAAATAATGAACAAGCTCATCACGCTCAGGCTATCTACATTAAAAGCACAGTGATTGTATAGTGCATACATTCAGCGCAGATTAATATACCTATTTCAAATCCAAACTTACCTACATTACGACAACCTATCAAAGACTATAATATAAACAAAGAGAATCAAACAGATGATTAATGTTCTTAAAACACATGGATGGTTTATCTTCAACTTTCACCATCTCTACAAGCTTTTGGATACTGCCCATCGTATTCTTACTggtcaaatatttatttattccaCCAAACTATGCTCAatctatccttcgttttttcgtgacgtcattttatcgttgtcggccatctttatagacagtTTTTTCGTTAGACACACAAAACTTgtgcaatgataatttgaaaacgacgtttttgtttgcaattttttattatagtatcaaaacaacaattaaaagtactaataaatccaagaaaaacgatcgttttctacagaTATGGCGGTTTTTACGTgaatgagcgcatgtgcaaacgactgatgacgtcaaaaaaacgatggatagagaattatactaaaatatatagaCAAATACCACAAAGATTTTCTACTTGACAAGAATGACAAAAACAGTAGGTCTGAATCAAGGATGTCTTAGAGCTTCAACTATAGGTGGGCATATCGCAATATCAAGCTACAGATGTCCTGAATATCAGACAATATTGGCATACATTCCCATTTATCAGACTATGATTTTGCGATACACAGGGCCATATGTGCCATCTCCAGCACATTTCCAAACATGTATTAGGAAGTTTTAATGATAGTGAAGGCGACAATATTAAATTGAAGTCATAGACATTGTATCAGTAGGATAAGTCCACTATATGATTTGTGTGTATAACCGGTACCAAAAGTATACTGAAATTCAACCATCATGTGTATTTGGAGGTTGTGATGCAATGTTTCAATATTGATGATAAACTCCATGTACTAGTCTTCAATGTAAAAATgtacacaaaattttttatacatcTTAAAGGTTACTATGTGGTTCACCTGATCTGGAAAATGAAGGAAGTCACAGAGCTACATCAATATTACTGTGATAGCTGGTAAACCACAGAGCACAGTTCCTTCGCTCATCAGAAGTCTCAGCCATGAGCAAAGATCATCATTATAGGTGCCGCTGTTTTTCATTCTTTCATTACAAAGAATTTTAATGATTGGAATATTATGTATAAATCCATCAATTCTTTTGTAATTGTAGAAGTGCCACATTCAAAAGCAGAAAGAGAGAAGCAATGAAGAAGGTGTAGGAAAGGTGTTTGCATAGGCTCTATCTCTTATAGAATGAGttacatattttcaattgaCTTTACTCTGATTTAGGTGTAAATGTGAATGACAGGTGATGGAATTGTCATGTtttaataattacatttttagcTAAGACTGCGAGACAGGAGGGGTATGCATAAACACTGACACGGCGAGGGAAGCTGGGAAGGAAGAATATGATAAAAAGGACTGTGACGCTAGCTGTCATGCTGACCCCTTAGTAAAAAAGCACTGTCCCCACTAGGGACAAGTGTGCATCCGTGCTAACTAGTTAACTCTTTTGCAGACAGTGTGTGAATGTGAAAACCGTCATTAATGTCATAATTTCAaacacaaatatatgtataagtcGAACATTGTCTTGCATTATTGTTCTGCACATAAATATTCTCATCGAAGTTTTAACTGACTATCGTGTCTGATTGTAAGTTACCATAATAAAGAGGTTGCATGTCAGATTATAGACACAGGTAATTGAATAATATCCAAGGCTCTTTGCTTGCTTATAATGTTCAATTAACTTACCCAAGAAATTTGGGTAATATATCTTCATTATTCATGGTTGTCTTGGTAATGCCTAAGTTGATCAATAAGTTAGAATTAACATTGCCTAATGAGTGCGTGCCAGTTTTCGTAAGAATCCTGAGTCTTTCGACATCGGTTTTTTCCAAACGTTCTGTCAGTGCTGAAATGGCGGAGCCAATTTTTAAATTAGTGAATAATCGTCCAATGAGCATTCGTGTTATTTGGGTTCGCGTGACGTTTTTCTACATTATAGTTAGTCAGTCGCGATCATTTTTTCTTGCTTCACTGAGGATTATACTCCACACTATTCGCCATGTACTTCTTTAATTTTCGTTATTATTTGTTGGAGCTTGCGCCATTCTTGCAAAAAGAATGGTACGTAACTTTTATCTCTCGAAATTACAAaagatttttgttgatgttgagtAGTTTCTAATGaaaaattttctatttataGGCCTTCAACTTAGAAGGTCCACACGCGTGAAAATCATCGTACGGTGTACGCCACTCTCGGTTGTATTTGGAACCAAGACGCCTGTTAT includes:
- the LOC137399419 gene encoding lysozyme-like, whose protein sequence is MCKKISMFILTLLFMTGINGGIDSSCINCIGKIEGGGRGCQMDGGSLSCGLYQIKHNYWIDCNTGSAWKTCVAAYFCARRCIRRYMDRYGYLCARALGKNVSSLTCEDYGRLHNGGPYGCSKNATLPYVDTMREKCHFCTHFFG